CCTCCAGTTCCCCGCTAGAATCGTTGTTAAAGAGACAAACGTGGATGTAAATGTCCGAGTCAAAGTGTATTGAGGTTACAATTTTGATCATTAGTACGGAGTAAAATGATCTTTTTAAAGTCTGTGTTTACGTGAGGATTTTTTTCCATGAGACTCTTTTTTCGGGGGAggacaattttattatttaaaaaatcaactttgaatatttttccataggaaatttttggattttttgtaTTGTCCAATGTAAATCTTATCATCGTGAATAGATGCACAGAATAAAATTCCAAATCAAAGATTTCCATCCAAAACGCATCTTTGCTGGTAAACGCTCACACCGCACCGCCCGTGCTCTTCCGCCGAAACATTAGCTCATTTAGTGAGAATTGAAGGTGGCTCTTAAAAGAGCCTTTGAGTTTATATTAGCGGACAAGGAATGTGCTTTTAATGGCTCTTGACAGCAGCTTTGCCGCGAGGGGCAGCCCTCCCCTTGGGTCTGGCCGCGTTCTTTCGAACCTTGGGTTTTTTAACAGCTAGCTTGGTCTCCCTGCCGGGCCCCTTTGCTTTCCTAGCTGCTGTGAGGTTCATTTTTTTCGGAGATCTCCTGGCTACTATCTGGGTTTTGGGTCTCTTGAGGGACGTTTTTTTCTTCGTTGTTTTCAAGGCGCCTCCCTTCTTCTGGTGCTTATTGACCCTGAAAGATCCCGAGACCCCGCTGCCCGTCACCCGCTGCAGCAGCCCTTTGCTAACGAGAGAGCTGAGCGCCGCCTTCAGGCGACCGTTGTTCTTCTGCACGTCGTACCCCTCAGCCAAGAGCGCCTTTTTGATGGCAGCCAGAGAAGCGCCCTTGCGGGCTGTAGAGACGCAAACAGCCCGCAGAATGAGGTCGGGGAGAGACGGCCTCCCTCTTTTCTTGGGTGGAAGAGTAGCTAGAGCTACGTCTGAGGAAGAAGTCTGGAGAATGGAGCTCAAATCTCGCATGTCTCCCCCCTGTATTCACGGCCACaagagccgccgccgccgccgcctgcctGCTGTAGCAACTGCTACTACtatcgccgccgccgccgcctcttaTCTGCAAAGTGATAAGCTCCCACGAAGCTTTCAGGACTCTCCGCTCCAAACTGATCTCACTGGCCCCCTCCCGGGTTTTATATAGAGCAGAACCCGACGCAACCGACTCAACTAACTCGCCGCGCGCACCGCCTCCCCCGACGGCGGACGCAACAGAATCAATGAGCCTCCCAGCGTCACATAAATCTGTGTTTCTGAAACTCCCCTGATCTCTAATTTTAAAAGTCCCAGTGGCTTTTTGCTCAATTAATGTAGACGTCCCCAGGCTAGAAGTGTTAGGCGTTTTCATTCGCTGCATTTTTTGAGCCACCGAATGAGCTCCCCTCGCCCGAAATCAACAAAACCCTCGATTTATCCATGGGCCTGTCCCCCAAAAGTAAACAAAAGGGTTTAATCttaaattacaattaattttttgtacCTACCCTCAAGATATCGAGGGAACAGTAGTAAGGCGGAGTGAGGTATCCCacacaaagaaattaaatgatttcCTTCTTTGTCTTTTTGTGCAGTGCTCTTCCAAAGACAAACAAGAAACACACCTAGGCTTCCCCATACTCTCCTATGGATTTGTCTACtttcaaaaggaaataaatatctCTAGTTTTCTGTCATAGTAAAACATTACCAAGTACTTTAAACGTACtgctattttaatttatatagGGATGCATCCTACTCTCATTCACCTGGCTGAAATTAATGTCAAAAcatccatttacttcagtagaaaGTGCAAAAGTTAGAGAAAACTATAGGATACAcatgcagaaaaaaatgtaacAGGGAGGAAGAATAATTATTTTCATGTGTTTGgcaaattattttgtttgaagGTATAGATTTTTAGTAAAAGGGGAAGCTAATTATGATATGATACTTTAGGTTTTACAACagaggcattttattttatttcgtTGTATTAAAACCTTTATATTTGTGAAGAATTTAGAACCCGATTGTTTTATGCCTCTGGCTTAAAGGTATTAACCTGTAACCTGCAAAAGTGGCTAGAAGCTATGGGTGCCTCAAATGTCGAGTTCCCAGCACCagactatgggggggggggaagagaagtagTGGTTTGATTGAAGTTGATAATTCAGGTGCTACAGTTGCTGTCTCACATTACAGGATCAAAGTGACATCCAACATAACCGTATAATCGAAAAGGAATAACTTTAAAACGGACAAGAATGATTTAACACAATAATTACCCTGCAGGACTCAAAATTATTGAGAAAAAGACTTTAGGATTGGATAGTTATATAAATAACAAGATCATTTACACTTAGCATtacaaggagagagaagaaacaaagCGGGGGGACCTAGAAAGGACAAACCCACTCGCGCTTTAGGACAAAATCCAAGCAGCCTCGACTTCCCTGGAGCTTGCTGTATGTGGACGGGCGCGATAAATTCCGTGGCAATGCGCTCAGACATGTAATTTGCGGTAGAATTCAAGATACTCAGGACCTTAGAAAACATGCCCGGGTTCCCATGTGAACCTACTTTATCATCTCCTACAAGTACGCGGAATAAAActctttcctctttttctttacGGCATCACCAATCAGCATCTGTCTACATTTCttcattgtacaaacacacacctgTCTCCCTATTCTTTTCCCTACAAAACAAGAAAACGTAGGAGCGCGGAGTTCCCATTTATTAAGTAGTGTCGGACCTGAAGGGAGACTGAGACCGCCTACCGTCTAATCTTTCGCTACTTTACAAGTCTCACCCTTCTTCATTTCTATATCTACCCATCACCCCTCGCTTTCTTGATGTGCAATTAAGGATCCAAACATTTCTCCTTTTCATTAGCTCATCCGGCAACCAAGCAAAAATAGAACCAATGTTTCCCCGCCTCTAAAGTATCTGTCATGAAATTAAAATGCCGTAGTGTAAACCCTTCTCTTATCCTTATTCTAGAGAATATCCCGAGAAAATGATGGAATTTTAACagtaatttgaagaaaaaaaagaaaaagatttttgtttcctTAGTTGGGGAGCAGATCCGAAATTTGTGTATATTTTTCCTGCCAGAGCTTTATTGTTTTAGTTTATCTGATCACCAAACTCTGGTGAATGAAACATCCTCACCAGGAGAACATACCACGCAGGTTGTTAGTGCTGAGGAGCAGGGGATGGAACCAGGTTGATTCGGGTTGCGTCAGACACTGGGCTATAACTACCCCTCGGGCTGCAGCTGCCGGGCCCGGCTTCAGTCTGCGGCACCCTGAGGTGCAGGAGGCGACGAGCTTGATTTTCAGGCTGAGCCGgagcaagtagagaacaactaTCAAAAACAGAAAACGCAGCGCCTCTTGTATCTACCCAGATGAACACAGATCAGCCAGCTCGCCCTTCCCAGGCGCCAACCAGCAAGAGAACCAAGCGAAAGAAGAGGAAGGCGGTGCTGATAACTCGAAAAGACCGGGAAGGTTTTGCCCACTTCATTCTCCAGACCGTGGATTTCTCCAAGCACTCCGGAGAGGTCTCCCTGGGAGTCATCAGGAAAGAGCTGGCGGCGGGGGGGATCGATGTCAAGAAGAACAAAGCCCGCATCAAAGCGGGGCTCAGGAAGCTGGTCTCCACGACTGCCTTGCTTAGGGTTCCGGGCTCCTACAAGCTTATCGCAGAAGCGAAGCTACCCCCTCAGCTGGTGAAGAAGGACAAATCGTCAAAGAAGCAGGGGGCTGagaaaatcagaagaaaaaaaaaaaagcagcgaaGAAAAAAGCCATGAAGAAAGCAGGGGATCTTGTGGATCAGGAAGAGGAAACTGGAGAAACTGTCGCTTCTGTATCCTTTGTGCAGTGGGAAGCATCTCTCGAGGGGAAGTCCTAAAAGGCATAATTCTACCGATTCATTctgctgaaaaaataaataaacccaaaGGCTCTTTTAAGAACCACCCCAAAAACTTTCCCTAAAAGAGCCTTAACAcaaatgtacctttttaaaaaaacaacttttttttctgtatttgtatagGACCAGATCCCAGCCGATAGGAAAGATGAAAACTATATAAGCCTGGGTCAGTTGCCTTTTTTACCAaatcaaaaaaaagaaaaccccctCTTTATTTTAAGTCAGTTACTTCAATGGCAGGATCTAACTAATCTTGAAAGctccctgccttttcctgctgGTGGTTTTCCTGACCTGCCTAtcataaaatgcatttttcaatggTAGCGCTGCCGTTTGCTTTCTATTCTATGAATACATacaacacacacagccctcccTAATCTCTGAAAAAGCCGCGTTACAAAATATGGCACCAGAGAGCAAAGACATTCGCTCTTTTGATGAGCCCTGGGGAATGGTTCTGAAAAGAACCGTTTTGGTTTTAGCCCCTGGCCTGACCATCACTCCAAAAGGAAGGTGCCCTCTTGGGTCGTGCCGCAGCTTGTTTGATTTCCCCGATGGGGTCATTTGGCCCTGGGGCAACTGTTCCTGTCTTCGCCGAGCTCTGCCGCCTCTTGGCCGCGGCTGTTTCCCTCTTTTCTGCTTTCCGGGCGCCGCCGCCTCCCCGCTGGAGCCTGAAAGAGCCCGAGGCGCCGCTGCCGCTGACCCGACGCAGAGCCCCTCGGCTCAGGAGATAACGGAGCACAGTCTTGATGCGGCCCTTGTTCTTCCGCACGTCGTATCCCTCGACCTCCAGCGTCGTCCTGATGGCGGCCAGAGAGGCGCCTCTGCCGGCGGCGGGGACATCAGCCGCCCGGAGAATGACCTGGCTCAGAGTCGGTTTCTTCCTTCCCTTGCGCGGGGGATTCTTCCGAGCCGGGCAGGAGGCTGCAAAAGCCGCGGGGAGAGGAAGCGAACCGGGCATGTCCCTGCGAGTCAATCCCAGCTACTGCCACCCAGACCCGCACGTGGGGCCGCCGCCCTGACCCTGAGCCCAGCGGCCGCCGCTGAGGCCAGATAGAGAGCAGAGCCCGACGCAGCCGAATCAATCCCCTGCTTTATTCCTGCCCCTGCGCCTCTCCCCAGCCGGTGTTTCTTCTGCCCCACTCAAGTTGCCTGCAAAAAAGCGCCAGCCCCCATTTGCACAATCGTTTCACCCTCCCCGCTCCAGGACACTGAGCTAGTTCCCCTGCTAGCGTTGACCGAAATATTCATAAATTGCTGTCTGGGATAGGTCACAAAACTGGACTGTGTAATTACATGACAGATGTATTTGATTGAGGATTAGAAACGTTAAGCAGTACATTCACCTgccaaaaaattacaaaaagccCTAGAGGGCTGAGATCCTTTGTAATTGttcctcacacttggtaaggcaacccccagcctttcatgtatttatacctgctcctatattttccacttcatgcatctgatgaagagggttTCAGCACaggaaagcttatacccaaataaaatttgttagtctctaaggtgcttcGTTGTTTTTGCTTAATTCTCCTGTAACTCTGCATCCTTTTGTCCTTgtacacttttaaaaagtttcaaagtCACCAATAGCAATTAGGCCTAACTGGAATAGCCTAATTCTAATGAAGACTCCCAACTCTGACTGAGTTTAACTGCCAtgtatgcctttgaaaatctcccatttATGTACGTAAACATTTCTCATTTAACGaacaaattttcagaaatgtgtaAATGAACATATCCCATAGACATAGATACCCAGTGGAGCTGTATACTTCTTAGCTGACCACATACTGAGACTAATTCTTATTTTGTTGTGTGCACCCACTATGGAATTATATGCATTGCAATCAGGTGGAATATGCATTACCTGTAATCAGTGCTTCCTCTGGAGTGTTTTCTATCATGAAGATCATACAGATCAATAAAGAAATAGCTAACAATAGCTGGCTAGAATGAAGAGTGGGGCTATCTATGTCAGGGAGAATTTGATATGCCCGTTCCCATAAAGGTGTTAGGAAGGCAAAAACAAGACACAGCCTTAGTTCTTGATACTACATTCCGTGTTAGTTACTACTGTTACTGGGTGGTATTTTCTCACACAAAAACACAGCTTCAATGTTGGGCAAGACCCCACAAGAGCTTGTTCAGCTCTTCAATCTTTGTAGACAGCAAACTATGGAGGATGCAGAACATTTAGGCTTTTCACACTGTTCCCAGGACTCATTCTCTGCTAATAGAAGATTCTTAGTCCTCAGATACTTCAGCACACCAACCAAATTATCTAAAGGCAACATTTCTACTACATCTCATGGAGCAGCTTTTCAGCCTACCCACAGAGAACCGTAGTCCCACCCAAACAACTTCCTTTCCTTACAAGCAGCCATCTATCACCCAGCAACAATAGGACCGCTTTCTTCTCTCAACAAAACGGAATGGTTGAGTGACTTTTGTTATAAACTTAGAGCCGAACAGTTCCTCCATCCTGATTGGCTAGTAGGAGTCCAACTCCCCTGAACCAATGAGAATGAGGATCCTGAACAAACCAGTGAGAGAGCCCCTTTTGTTTCTcgatctctttttttccttcctaaaactGTCATGTTCTACCATCAATACAAATGAGCACAgtgggccagaccaatggtccatctatcccaataGCCTGTTTTCtgaagtggccaatgccagatgcttcagaaggaatagacagaacaaggcaattaccTTGAGATCTATCCAGTCtaccagtcccagcatctggccgtcagaggtttagggacacctagagcatggggttggatcCCTGATCGTCTTGACTGATAAATTCACCagcttaatttaaaaactatTCCTCCCTACCCCACAAAATCATCTATTGAATTCCTTCATAGGTTGTTTTGTTCATTCATCCCTGTTCCTCTTTCTGTCGGAGGTAAGGCTGCAAATTTTAACATTCGTTAGGAGAAAAAATATCAAACACTGGTCCCGTCTGAGTGTAGCGCTGGAGATGTGTGCGAGGCTTTGgtggttttattttctctctgtctccccccgcccctcagcaGAAGGTTCATTCCTTAACACCATCGCCAGAAAATGAAACACCCTCCAGATCTCGACAAGATCTCTGTTGTGGAATGACAGGAGGACTCCTGGGCTCTTAGAAACTCGGGTTCTCGGTGCTACAGAGACACACTTTGGAGGGCAACCTAGAGCGGCGGAGGCAGGAGGGCCGGGAGGTTGATTCGGTTGCGTCCGGGTCCAGGCTACAATTAGCCGCGGGCAGCAGCCCTGGCTTCCAGTCGGCGGCTTGAGCGGCGAGAGCAGCGCCTGGAGCAGCGAGccaataggcttccaaggaataGGAAGCGGAGCGGTGCTGGTGGCTGGAGAAGCGGCGCCCCCTCTAGACTGAGATGAATGCAGCGCAAACCACAGCTGAAGCTCCCGCTGCAGTTCCAGCTCCAGCCAGccaaaggaaaaagaagagaaggaaacaGCCGCCTCGAAGACAGCGGCCGGCTTTTGCCCACCTTATCCTGTGGAGCGTGGATTTCTCCAAGAGCCGCAAGAGCTTCTCCCTAATGGCCATCGAGAAGCAACTGGCGGCGACGGGAGTCGACGTCCAGAGGAACAAAAGCCGCATCAAAGCGGCGCTCAGGAAGCTGGTTACCAACAACATCCTGTGCAAGGTGCCTGGAGTGACGGGGGCTCCCGGCTCTTACAAGCTCTGCAAAGAACCAGGCGTCGGCAAAACGCAGCTCGTTCTGCAGCTGCCCAAGACCAAGGAGGCCAAGAAGCCGGCAAAGCAGAAGAGACAAGCAGATAAAAAGCCGCCTGCCAACCAGGAAGCTAAAAAGaccaagaagaaaaacaaaggcaCGGGGACAAAGGCCCCCGGGAAGATGAGGAACGTGGCCGAAGGCAAAGGAGCTGACAAGACTTCTGCGGTTTCCTCTGCTCGCGGGGCAATGGCTCCCCAGCGGAAATCTTAACAGATCCATTGATTCACCGCAACGAAACAACAACGGCTCTTTTAAGAGCCACCCCAAACCATTTCCAGAAGAGCTTTAAGCACGAAGGCCTTGATGTGCATTGTTTAGGACCAAATACTGCATTGCTCGCTCTGGTAAATCTCCTTTTTGATTTCAGCAGAAAATAGTGGGTGCGCTCGGAAACCAGAAATAGGCTTTCAGATCTGCCTGCCCCGTCCTTTACAAAGAGACGAGATATGCGATCAGGTTTGCTATACTGTTAAATTTGATGGAACCTCTCTCAATGTCTGACGGGAACGAGTGTGAAAACCCCCACAGCAGATATGGTGAGCAAGTGACCAGAAAACATAGGAGTTGTGTGTATCGAACTATGAAAAATTTAAACCCCAGAATTCTTCACAACTTTCTCAGAATGTGATGTAACAGGTGGAAGAAACGTACAAGTAGTCTGGAAACAACCTAAatccccataaagaaaaggagcacttgtggcaccttagagactaacaaatttatttgagcataaactttcgtgagctacagctcacttcatcagaagcaccaccaaatgcatccgatgaagtgagctgtagctcacgaaagcttatgctctaataaatttgtttgtctccaaggtgccacaagtactccttttctttttgcgaaccatTTCAGACAAATTTTATCAGCGGATTTTGTTAGCATAGGGCTGGGAAGgggtagagagagaaagagccagGTGGCTTCAGGTTATTTTGGAGAAGATGAAAACAGTTTATACATTATTACTTCCCCATCCCCTTTCATTTCGGCTTGTGGTGTTTTTGCTTCGTTATAGCTTTGGGGCTGCTGCTTTTCCAGTCTTTGGGAAATGAAGACTCCTTAGTCTCCAAGTCCTTTGCGAATGAAAACGTTTCAAGAGTTTGCAATATTCATAAAAGCAAGTTGGCGTgtctaaaaaaaataatctgtagCTGCGCTTGATTCCTGTATTTCAGTACAAAAGGCAAAATTATTAAACGGTCAGAATATCTACTATGCAAAGAATTTATAGCACGTAAACCTCGTTTTATAAACTACACCTAATTTCCACGAAAGATTCTTATGTGGACAGATTAAGAAACAACTTTTTTACCAGTTTCCTTCCCCAATACTGCTTTTATCCAACTTCTATAATCACGAATGATGAACAATTAACTGTTGAAATCTCGATCAGTAACTGATCTGACTAGTCTACTTTCCTtactatcaggtttcagagtagcagccgtgttagtctgtattcgcaaaaagaaaaggaggacttgtggcaccttagagactaacaaatttattagagcataagctttcgtgagctacagctcacttcatcggatgcatttggtggaaaaagcagaggagagatttatatacacacacacacacagagaacatgaaacaatgggtttatcatatacactgtaaggagagtgatcacttaagataagccatcaccagcagcagggggggggggggaaaggaggaaaacctttcatggtgacaagcaaggtaggctaattccagcagttaacaagaatatcagaggaacagtggggggggggggtgggagggagaaataccatggggaaatagttttactttgtgtaatgactcatccattcccagtctctattcaagcctaagttaattgtatccagtttgcaaattaattccaattcagcagtctctccttggagtctgttttgaagcttttttgttgaaggatagccactcttaggtctgtgatcgagtgaccagagagattgaagtgttctccaactggtttttgaatgttataattcttgacgtctgatttgtgtccattcattcttttacatagagactgtccagtttggccaatgtacatggcagaggggcattgctggcacatgatggcatatatcacattggtagatgcgcaggtgaacgagcctctgatagtgtggctgatgtgattaggccctatgatggtatcccctgaatagatatgtggacagagttggcaacgggctttgttgcaaggataggttcctgggttagtggttctgttgtgtggtgtatggttgctggtgagtatttgcttcagattggggggctgtctgtaagcaaggactggtctgtctcccaagatctgtgagagtgatgggtcgtccttcaggataggttgtagatccttgatgatgcgttggagaggtttagttgggggctgaaggtgatggctagtggcgttctgttgttttctttgttgggcctgtcctgtagtaggtgacttctgggtactcttcaggctctgtcaatctgtttcttcacttcagcaggtgggtattgtagttgtaggaatgcatgatagagatcttgtaggtgtttgtctctgtctgaggggttgaagcaaatgcggttatatcgtagcgctattcatgatgacgacagcacctcctttgtcagcctttttgattatgatgtcagagttgtttctgaggctgtggatggcactgtgttctgcatggctgaggttatggggtaagcgatgctgcttttccacaatttcagctcgtgcacgtcggcggaagcagtctatgtagaaatccaggctgctgtttcgaccttcaggaggagtccacccagaatccttgcacagacacacccctggagccccgacctggggtattctatctgctacccaagatccataaacctggaaatcctggacgccccatcatctcaggcattggcaccctgacagcaggattgtctggctatgtagactccctcctcaggcccttccttaccagcactcccagctatcttcgagacaccactgacttcctgaggaaactacagtccattggtgatcttcctaaaaacaccatcctagccactatggatgtagaagcctctacaccaacattccacacaaagatgggctacaagccgtcaggaacagtatccctgatactgtcacggctaacctggtggctgaactttgtgactttgtcctgacccataactatttcacatttggtgacaatgtataccttcaaatcagtggcactgcgatgggtacccgcatggccccacagtatgccaacatttttatggctgacttagaacaacgcttcctcagctctcgtcccctaatgcactcgatccattgtctacagccaagcgctacgatataaccgcatttgctccaacccctcagacagagacaaacacctacaagatctctatcatgcattcctacaactacaatacccacctgctgaagtgaagaaacagattgacagagccagaagagtacccagaagtcacctactacaggacaggcccaacaaagaaaacagaacgccattagccatcaccttcagcccccaactaaaatctctccaacgcatcatcaaggatctacaacctatcctgaaggacgacccatcactctcacagatcttgggagacagaccagtccttgcttacagacagccccccaatctgaagcaaatactcaccagcaaccacacaccacacaacagaaccactaacccaacaaagccccttgccaactctgtccacatatctattcaggcaataccatcatagggcctaatcacatcagccacactatcagaggctcattcacctgcgcatctaccaatgtgatatatgccatcatgtgccagcaatgcccctctgccatgtacattggccaaactggacagtctctacgtaaaagaatgaatggacacaaatcagacatcaagaattataacattcaaaaaccagttggagaacacttcaatctctctggtcactcgatcacagacctaagagtggctatccttcaacaaaaaagcttcaaaaacagactccaaggagagactgctgaattggaattaatttgcaaactggatacaattaatttaggcttgaatagagactgggaatggatgagtcattacacaaagtaaaactatttccccatggtatttctccctcccactgttcctctgatattcttgttaactgctggaattagcctaccttgcttgtcaccatgaaaggttttcctccttcccccccccccctgctgctggtgatggcttatcttaagtgatcactctccttacagtgtgtatgataaacccattgtttcatgttctctg
This portion of the Dermochelys coriacea isolate rDerCor1 chromosome 14, rDerCor1.pri.v4, whole genome shotgun sequence genome encodes:
- the LOC119842637 gene encoding histone H1-like — protein: MRDLSSILQTSSSDVALATLPPKKRGRPSLPDLILRAVCVSTARKGASLAAIKKALLAEGYDVQKNNGRLKAALSSLVSKGLLQRVTGSGVSGSFRVNKHQKKGGALKTTKKKTSLKRPKTQIVARRSPKKMNLTAARKAKGPGRETKLAVKKPKVRKNAARPKGRAAPRGKAAVKSH